Proteins encoded in a region of the Tripterygium wilfordii isolate XIE 37 chromosome 21, ASM1340144v1, whole genome shotgun sequence genome:
- the LOC119989579 gene encoding stem-specific protein TSJT1-like — MLAIFNKELVTVPQELNSPASLSSSRKPKLPVEILKEFHQSFTPSNAFSLSFGDAALLAYAPPQKNNRLFCGMDGIYCVFLGGLNNLCSLLRQYGLSKGTDEAMFIIEAYRTLRDRGPYPAHQVLKDLEGTFGFVIYDTQAGHVFAALGENKGVRLFWGIAADGSVVISDNLEVIKGSCAKSYAPFPNGCMFHSEQGLVSFEHPRSRMKAMPRIDSEGVMCGANFQPDAAHSRITNQMPRVGSEANWALWASNA, encoded by the exons ATGTTGGCGATTTTCAACAAAGAATTGGTGACTGTGCCACAAGAGCTGAACAGCCCTGCTTCATTGTCTTCATCAAGAAAGCCTAAACTTCCTGTTGAGATCTTGAAGGAGTTTCATCAGTCCTTTACCCCCTCTAATGCCTTTTCTCTCAGCTTTGGAGATGCTGCTTTGCTCGCTTATGCTCCGCCACAGAAAAATAATAG ATTGTTTTGTGGGATGGACGGCATATACTGCGTTTTCTTAGGGGGCTTGAACAACCTATGCAGCCTCCTCAGACAGTATGGGCTTTCAAAGGGCACAGATGAGGCCATGTTCATCATTGAGGCCTATCGGACCCTCCGTGACCGCGGCCCATACCCGGCCCATCAGGTCCTCAAGGACCTCGAAGGCACCTTCGGATTTGTCATCTATGACACCCAGGCTGGTCATGTCTTTGCTGCACTC GGTGAAAATAAAGGGGTGAGGCTATTCTGGGGAATTGCGGCTGATGGCTCTGTTGTAATATCTGACAACTTGGAGGTGATCAAAGGAAGCTGTGCCAAATCATATGCGCCATTCCCAAATGGGTGTATGTTCCACAGTGAACAAGGATTGGTTAGCTTTGAGCATCCAAGGAGCCGGATGAAAGCAATGCCCAGAATTGATAGTGAAGGCGTCATGTGTGGGGCCAACTTCCAGCCTGATGCTGCTCATTCCCGGATTACTAACCAAATGCCACGTGTGGGTAGTGAAGCAAACTGGGCTCTATGGGCCTCAAATGCCTGA